From a single Silene latifolia isolate original U9 population chromosome 6, ASM4854445v1, whole genome shotgun sequence genomic region:
- the LOC141588334 gene encoding uncharacterized protein LOC141588334 produces the protein MGWLVAHAALNTTSKLVGFGVDIEDTCCICALAEETTEHLFCECAYSKRVVREVNKMTSWSYPESGVLNWCMQRTGTMLQKGIQNAMMLSLIYQLWHQRNKCRNEKLLLCPERVAKHIIEEMRARVRGRDKM, from the coding sequence ATGGGTTGGTTAGTAGCACATGCTGCACTGAACACAACATCTAAGCTGGTCGGGTTTGGTGTGGACATTGAGGATACCTGCTGTATATGTGCCCTAGCTGAAGAAACCACTGAACATCTCTTCTGTGAGTGTGCTTACAGCAAGAGGGTAGTGAGGGAGGTGAATAAGATGACTAGCTGGAGCTACCCTGAGAGTGGGGTGTTGAATTGGTGTATGCAAAGGACTGGTACTATGCTACAAAAGGGAATCCAGAATGCTATGATGTTAAGCTTGATATATCAGCTATGGCATCAAAGAAACAAGTGTAGGAATGAGAAACTCCTGCTGTGTCCAGAACGTGTAGCCAAGCATATAATAGAGGAGATGAGAGCTCGGGTTAGAGGCAGAGACAAGATGTAG